The DNA segment attatttagattatttctgaTGTGCTGTGAATGTATGATAAAGATTATATGTCCATTCTGAATAAAACATTAATCATTTAATTGTGTTATGTCTTGATGCACCTCTAGATGGCGCTATGAgccaatttaaagtgaaaataaataattaaatccttAAAATGAGTGATTTTGATGTGACAGATCGGAGGACAGGACACAATCTGAGCCTCAAAATCTCACTCACAGTCTTAAAAGGGAGGATGAAAAACAGGGAATATTCACGAGACAGCTGAAGAGAATTACAGTGtgggagaagagagagaggaaacaaTCTGTAACCCATTGACGTTTCCTCAAGTGTGTGTTGGAGTTTAGGTGCTCAGGAAGTGAAGTGAATATATGATGCCATATGATaagttcttatatatatatatatatatatatatatatatatatatatatatatatatatatatatatatatatatatatatataattaggctattattatattttttaagagtCCTTGTCAACAGGAGGTGGAACATTAGTAAATGAGAGAGGAAACGGCAGGGGGCTGATATTATTCTGTAAAATTGGGTTATGAAACTTAAAGAGGTGAAGATAAAAGCGGCAAACACctttaaaatctccaaaacaaCCCGAGAGCGTGCGCGCTCTCCTGGACGCGCGCCTTTGATGTGGCTTCCGTTGATTTCCACCGTGAGCGCGAGGAGAGAAACGCGCAGGTGGGTCACTGACGTCATTGACAGGTGGACCCGAGTGGGCTTTTCTCGccgttttaaaaaagaaaatccccgCTCCCATTTTCCAGAGAGATGCGCGAAAACAAGCGTCCCACTCATTTCAGTGTGCTAGTGGAATCATCATTCAATATATAAATGTGCAACTGAGATGATtcagagaaaggagagagagagagagaaaagaaagataaGATCAGGGTCAGATATTTTAATGCTAATTTTAGTACTTAAACTCAAACCCTCTGGACCACCTATGCGCGCCCCCGCAGTGCGCGCCCCCGCTTCTGTCATTCCAGAGTGCGCAGTCACTTCCCAAACAAACAACGCGACACACCCCAGCAATAGATGAATTAAGAGCAGATTATTCTACTAATGCAGCTGATAGTCTCGCGTGACATCTCATACAGATATCTGATATGCcaatatatgtaaaacacaaaGAATACTGTAGATTAAACACATGTTTCACTGATATAAGTCACTTGTACATACTTATATGGAACGTTTAAAAATACTACAAACATGACTGTTTATATACACCTAcactcaaatataaatatataataaatatataaatataagattgaTGCATTCCTATTTCTCAACAACGTTCCATCAAATTGTATTATgcaccccccacccaccccccacACACGCcccaaaattaaatgaataaaacgtataatatatatatatatataggactatacctacataaaaaatgttttgcagtgcAACTTAAATGCCTAAATCTTAAatctcctaaaaaaaaaatacgttttaaatgtatttatttatttttaattcttcttattattattttctttaaaaagtttatacttcattttttatattatataattatgttattatattataaactttttaagatttaggcatttaaatttcacattatatataatgatattacataataataatattaataataataataatatatagcagCCCTAATTATattatatcttttttatttatttatttattaatgacttTTTTCATTGAATGTAAGATTCGTGGaattttgaacaaaaaaaaaataaataaatataatataatatatacatataggccctacatacatatttaaaatgatttatttattaatttatttttcgtGGAATGTGGCTTTACAAGATTCATTGAAATTGACATTTATTTGGAAACCAAAAAGAAACCCTATATGGGGTCAAATATGAATCAACTAACAATCAAATAAAGTCCTGCTGGATGAACTGACATTTCTACTGGATTCGTGATTATTTGTTTTGTAGAGTTTTATTGGCTATTGTGTAATCTTTATCAAAACGCTGCTTGTGTTTTATTGGGGTCAATAATGTCTTGCTACTGGACAATTCAAGGAAATCAAGTTTAAAATCCTTTTCTAAACCCTGCGGTTATCTtaattgtattatgtattaaCTCTGTTCTGGTCTATTATGTGAAAAATCCTCCCCATGAGGATCACGTAGAATTGATGTCTTTTATAACTTCATTTAGGGAGTTAACAACCATCAATAACCCCAACAACAAGATATGAAGCAGACAATAGTgtcttacatactgtatatatttatgcatacttttatatatgaaatgtgtttgttttaacatgattttggtcTTCAGTTAGTCTGACAATGCAGAATCAGTAAATAACAGTGACACTTTTATATGTACTGTTATTAAAATAACAGAACTAGCCCTCATTATTTTGTTCAATAACGTGTATTTGCCTATAATACTCCTGAAAGCTGTGATTATTAGTTGATATGTATCATTTTGCCCTTTTAACCATTCAACCGACTAAATTCTATGGAAACAAACAGtccatcccacacacacacacagtgatctTGTCTAAGTTTGGAAACCTGGAGCAGAAACACCACCAGGGCCTGTGGGCGGGGGAGTGACGTATGAGGCTCCAAAAATGCCCATATTTGGATGTGCTGCCTGACGTCACCGAAAGAGGCCCAGTGCCTCTTTAAAGGTAGTCAGCCTTACATAACAGACAGAAATCGAGATGAAAAGAAAAGCCAAACACACTAGAAAGTTATATTTCAATATCTTTACTTAAATAAACAgcgcacacacataaaaaaaacacattgtaaacATTGTGACATTGTTGACACAGGTCAGGATCAACCCGACtagaataataatttataatgagTTCAGGAAATGTTGCGCAACAATATGCGTTTGCATGAACCAACATACAATTGATCATGACAAAAACCATATTTCGTCTTCGTACTCGGCTCTGGCGAGCTCAGTGTCCGTGCCGCTCTGGACGAGGGTTCGGCACCACCGGAAACACCCTTTCACAATGTCCAAAACCAGGTGACCCCCCCCCCAGTGCCGTTCAGTTGTAGAGCTTAAACAGTTCTCCAGTGTTCTTTCTGTGTTTGCAAGAGTCAACGTTCAGTTTAAAACGCTTCTAGTTTGCTGGTCAGCATGAGCTGACAGCCGCTGTCCATGTGTCTCAAGACCTTCTGTTTGAGTTGGGCCACCTGTTCCCGAAGTGCCGACGCGGTGTTGGACAGTCCGGCGTTGTCGGACTTCAGAACCTTCACTTTGTCCTCCAGGCGCGCGATGCGTTCCAGTTTTCGCTTGCGGCATTTTGTTGCCGCAAGGCGATTTCGCAGCTTCTTGCGCTCCGCCTTGATGCGCTCTTGGTTGTCCATGTCGATCGGGGACATGGGAGGCGAGCCGTCGCTGCTGTGCATGTCCGGAACGGTTTGGGGCTCCTCTTTAAACGCCACGAAGCGCTGGAACGCGTGCGTGTTTTCCGGGTGTTGGTTCTGCTGGATGTGGGGCGGTAGATAGTTGATGTTAGCGGACGGGTGGCTCGGCGCTGGGCAGTATGCGTTTAGCGTCGTGTAAATGGGAGGCTCAGACTGCAGGGAGGAGCCGAAAACGGACGCAGTCGTCGAGCACGTCGTCACGCCACCGGCTCCAATCGACACGTTGGGCGGGGGCATCTGGTTCATCTTGTGCAGGTCATCCAGAGCCTTGACGAAACCCTCAGCGAAGCCCTCCTGTTCATCGGTGATGCCCCGACTGTAGACGTACTGTCCCGGGGTGGGCGTCGTCAGGACCCCGTTGCTGTTCTGGATGATGAGCCTCTCCAGCTCTGGCGAGGCGAGTTTGAGAGACCCGACATCAGCGGGGCCGGTCTGATACAGGTCCGATTTGAGGTTCCGATAAGGCTCGGACAGACTGAAGTTCATGCCGTGCTTTTGGAGTTTATAGTCGTGTAGCATGGCATCGGAGTGGCCGTAGCCCAAAAGGAACGAGTCGTCGTGATAAAACGGTTGCTCCATTTTTGTACTCATAGAGTTGTTCTGAAGCAGCAGCTTGTTACTTGCTCTTGCCGTGCCTGTCAGTTCAATGTCCGCTTTATATCAAGTGTAAAACCGCTTGAAAAATCACGGAGAGTCAGTGAAACACGCAGCGTGCCGCTCCACTCTCCGTATGTCGAAGTCCGATGTTCCGCTGCTCCTCTTGAATGAATGAAAGCACGAATGTTTTAGAACAACACTCTGATGTTTCTCAAAGTCAACGCTGTTTTACAGAGATGCTGCTTTGATTTGATCTGATGCGTTCACTCGTGTGGATCGGTATCCCAATTCGTTTTTATAAGCGAGCCCCGCACTGACAGCTGGTCACGCCCCAACTGCGCATACGTCACACGCGTCGTGACGTCACTGTCGGGAACTACTGCGACAGTAAACAAGCCCGAGGGCGAAGCGCTCCGTGTATTAAAGCGTACAGGGCATCTTTTAACACAACATTTTCAGTGAAGTGTTTATGAATATATTCAGATAATGTCTGTTTTGATGCAAGGAAGCACATTGAACCTTATGAGGTAGGTTATTATTAGTCGTCACGCCTATTTGTTTGATCAAAAAAGGCGTATGCTGTTTTATTTTAATCTGTTATGTGCTGAAGTATGTACAGAACATTTTATCCTAGGATAAACACACCCTTATTGTAGGATAAAGCAGATTAAAATTATTCCATTATGAATttgtcgcaaaaaaaaaaaaataacaaaataccgtgatattattgtattttgatttaTTGACTTTTAATAAACTATTTGCCAGGGGATTAAAACGTCGCTGTTATTTTCCAACATGCTGAATCTGCAGTGAAAGTAAATCACTGGTCATTACgggcgctcacacacacaccgacTTCCTGTAGGAAGTTTGCGGTCCAAATATGGGCACAATGACTTCGAGTTCCTTTGTCAGGAGCAGATCTGCCCGCCCACTTTATCTTGCTGAATAGAAATACCTGCTCAACAAGTGACCCAACCTATTAATCCAGACAAAATATAAACTCACCATTTTATTACCACATCTCAGACATAAATCACTCTCAAGACAAGAGACTCCCAATACTCAATGAtcaatatacaataataaaataatacaaactgatgaaatatgtgtgtgtgtgtgtgtgtgtgtgtgtgtgtgtgtgtgcctggaTATTCAGGCTTTTTGCATACAGATTAAAGGCTTTTTTGTACATACCACTGTAGCTGTGCAGAGTGAATAATGACAATAATTTGCCATAATCATTATATTGAAAGCTATAATCACAATTATGAAAGCATGCGCTGCACATGTACACCAGTAACTTTAAGATATCACATTTTTGCCTAAAGAAATAATCTCTGATTTGGCTGCTTAAAGACCTTTTTAGTTGTATCCAGTTTGTTTGATGTAAGAAAGCCATATTAAACAGTCCCGTAACATGAATCTGAGTGTTATCTGATCACTTTCGTCTTCTCAGGTAGTTCAGAGACAGcaggacaggtgtgtgtgtgtgtgtctcatttcCACCCACGTGAATCCAGCTAAAGAGTAACATAGTCCATCTGTTTTTAAAGAGGTGTATACAGTCAGGTTAAACTGACACTGTGAGTTTATTTGATGAAATCACTGAAGTCTAGAGCAGTGAGAGTTTAAGCTCCAGAAATGGGATAAAACCCTCCTCAAAAAGCTGCAAAGAGTAAATCGATGGAAAATGACCTGACATGTATCATGGCATATTTATTGGTAAACTCGTACTTaaacaaactcctcctagacaTTTCATCAGATCGACATCATATTTGGttattctaatctaaaggccttggcgatgctaatttgtaaagcttttgagttttcactgcacggtGCGGCCGTGACGgtctgatacatttttatgtttcggcataaaacaggaagttgttgtaactcatacatacaatgtccaatctacCCCAAACTTCACATGTCTGATAAGAGTCCCGTCCTGAACACATCTACGTGCCAATTATctgttatagtcatagcgccacctactggcaacagccaaTTCCAGGTCTTGTGCTTTAATAAACTCCTCCAAGAGATTTAtcagatcaacattatatttagtcagtATTAATCTAAAGGACTTGGTGATGttaaattgtgaagcttttgagttttcgttGAAGGGTGTGTCCGTGGCGGCCTCATAAAGTTGGATATGAAACGAGTCACATTTTTGAGGCctaaacatgctcaaaaactcatgaaactttgcacacatctcaaCAGTGGGGAAGATTTACATCTGATACTGGTTTTATAATtaactgtggcaaaatggcttgataGCGCCACCTAAAGAAATTAAACGAAGCAGCCCTCATGCCACGTTTCACCTACATGTAAGAAAATTGGTAGGCGTATGTAAGATGTCAACACGTACAAAAAAGTCTCTTAGAGCCTtatcctaaacccaacaggaagtcagccactGTGATTTTCCTCTCCAATGTTTGCTCAGTTTTTTCCAGGagatctacttcatatttggtcattctaatctaaaggccttgacGATGCCAATTCacaaagcttttgagttttctttgaacgGCGTGTCCGTGGTGGCCTGGCATAGttcgatgtttcgccatgaaacaggaagttattgTAACTCAAACACACAATGTCccaatctgctccaaacttcacatgtttgataagagTCCCGGCCTGAAGACATCTACATGCCAATATTCAGTGATAGTCACAGCGCCACCTActggaaacaggaagtgacatgttTTATACTTTGATACAgtcttaacaacatttaagtgctaaaaaaatgccccagggtgcgagggcccgttcattgctgcttgcaggtttcattttgaattgtatttcttttatgtatttgtttttagggagtattttaatgtttacagattaaaccccattgacttgcatcgTAAGGGTCTCACTGGATTTTGGGGATTTTTTATAAACGAAGgggtgagttttttttgtttgggaTATGaacattatgcaccaaattttGTTAATTTAGTGTAACGTTTCTGTTGCCACACACTCATTTCTGCTTTCAGTGTTATTTTATTTGAGTGTGTTTCTAGAGAAGTGTGTGACTTTGTCAGGCTGTTGTGACATTGAGGTAAAGTAATTTTGTATGGGTGGGTGGATGTTTACTGTAACACTGACTCGACTGtgcagcaagtgtgtgtgtgtgtgtgtgtgtgtgtggaaggtgGCATCATGCCATCAGGACACTGGCAAAGCACTGGTGAATAATCCTACACAGATGGAAGAAcctgtcctgtgtgtgtgtgtgtgtgtgcatgtgtgtgtgtgtgtgtgcgcgtgtgtgtgtgtgtgtttgtgtgtgtgttacgatGCCAAGGTCAGTGCTATTGTTGTTTACCTGGACTCATGGGTGGCTGGTACATGCAGTTCTCTACCTGAACATTTGTTTAATTCAGATGAAGAGCAGGAGGTCGCTCTCTGCACAAATATGGCCAGCTTTGCTCTTTTGTCATTGTTTATTACACAAAACACGTGCATGATAAAAGACATgacaatcggcataagaacatgAAAACTGCATTTGAATTCTGTTGATTATAATGAATTACAATAGCTGccaatcatgtgtgtgtttgatgtaaCATCTATgatcattgtgtgtgtttgtgtgttattgtttCTTATGTTTAGGTTCACATGGATGAGAGCCAGTAAAAATAATGTAACCGGATCctctgtgtgagagagacatGCCTGAGGGAAGATCACATTTAccgtaagtgtgtgtgagtgagtgtgagtgtgtgtatgtgtatttgtgtgtgtgtgtgtgtgtgtgtgtgtgtgtgtatttgtgtgtgcatgtgtgtgtgtgtgtgattgtgagtgtgtgtgtgcacgtgtgtgtgtgtgtgtgcgtgtgtgtgtgagtgcacgtgtgtgtgtgtgcgtgtgtgtgtgtgtgcatttgtgtgtgtgtgtgtgtgcgtgtgtgtgtgtgtgtgtgtgtgtgagcatgtgtgtgtgtccatgtgtgtgtgtgtgtgtgtatttgtgtgtgagtgtgtgcatgtgtgtgtgtgtgattgtgagtgtgtgtgcacgtgtgtgtgtgtgtgtgtgtgtgcgtgagtgtgtgtgtatttgtgtgtgtgtttgaaaatgtacagtttaaGTAGTAAATATCATAGATAGATAGGTGctaaacacacataaacagtTGATCTCGTTCACTCTGTGGTCTGTCCTGCAGTTCTGTTCATCAGGAAAACAGACATCTCGTCTCACTGGACTGATGATTCCACATTCTCCTCTGGTGTCAGGGGTCAGCGAGCACAGACAATCAGTGGTCTCACACGTCCCCTCAGAGTCAACTCTCTTCTTCTGTGTCAGCACAAAAACACTAGAAGAGTCACACAAGAGAGCTGGAGGACTTTACTTGCAGTCAGCAGAAAAAAGATGTCCGGCAGCCAACAAGACATTGAGTCTAAAACAGTGAATACTTCACTGACACACGCAGACGAGGTTTTCTGAGGTCATCCAGAGGATAGAAATACACCGATCTGTCATGAGATCAATGTGTGCACAAAGACAGAGCAATTAACAGACTGATAATGATGAATAAAACCTCACAGACATCTCAAAAAGAGTCTCAATTACAAAAGATATTGAATtggtaagaaataaaaataaatgatgttaaaagccaaaatatgaaatgccatggatcaatatttactgagtaatccattatttgtAGAGgagggtcaaaatgacaattgtTGCTTATGATaatggagcaaaactacaggtaaacAAAACATTACCTTAGAAAAGTGGCAGCGTCATGATTGTGTTTTACAGAGACCGGCAGGTCAGGACGATGACTAAAAGAGATTATGGCATTATTgcttttatgtgaataaataaaggtaaATAACTAGGCTCAACAACATTTGTACTTCAGATGTTTcattggacaagaaaaactagcttcataccgagtaacacatttggttttcgaccattTAAAATGGGTAATATTTAACAATTTACCATATTGGGAGctccatatctctgggatttaaccataaaGGGCCTTACAAAGGAAGATACCtaaagaaaagtttgtttttaaccataaactaaaaggatattaagatatctttaatacttctggagttataagcactcaaactttggaaaaacaacataaaaaagagctttttcccatttttggactgaccccattggcatataatgcagcaAGAGGTGCTGaaatcaactgattttagtaatagatctACTTATCTCTgcgtacaaataaaataatgatgatgaCACACTTCTAGGGTTATTTGTTTGACCTGTCGAAAATCGTAATTTTGATGCACCTTCTAAAttaatggattactcagtaaatattgatccatggcatttcatattttggctttcaccatcatttatgtttatctttctttcAGAAAAACCAAAGTATTAACAAAATCATACATTTCAGCCAGGGAAGTTTCTggaatttggttgatttgacacgGAATAACCCTTTTAATGCAACATTGACTATTGAAACATTCCTTATGTTTTATGTAGAGTTAAAAACTGTTTGTCTGGACagaaggttttaaaaaaaaaaaaaaggatgttaaTTTTTGGCCAATGCATTGCAAAGGGCGGTAGAGTTTCCTATAAATGTGCCATTAATCTGATTGAGTTCTTATACAGATAGCTGTAAACATGTCGACAGATTAACTAGTTTGAACTAACTTGCTCAACAAGATTCTCCTTAGTTTACACTAATTAAGTTGCCATCAAAGTCTATGAGGACAGTCacatatctttaaaaacatggccgccatcgaCCAATCAGCAGCTTTTAAATAGGCTTAAATATGGCCGATTGAAACTAAACTTGGTACACCTATTTGTCTCTTGGCCCAAGAGGCCTGTGcaaaatttgaaaaacatttgccACTGGGAGGCACTTTCGTGTTTTACTTCGGTGTAAATCATTACACGATATTCATACCATATTGTCTTCATTCTGAACGTTGTTGCCTTATGTACCATTAGTGTGAAACAAAACGTTCAATAAATACTTGAGATTATTTGAAAAGATTACTTTTTCAAACTAGTCCTAGGCCGTTCACCCGattggaaccaaaccagtgcagaaagattctctAGAGTCCCAAAATGAAAAGCTATCAAAGGAACTTTTCAATTTTGATTTGTCGTCAAATGGTATGCAAATGTTTGTAATGGGCGTGGCCAATTTTACAAAaatggttataactcttgaacagaatcagatattttcaccaaatttggtacacatatGTATTGAGTCATTCTAAggacacacaaaaatatttgtgcaTCTCCACTTCATGGTGGCGCTATAAAGGTAAAAAATGGTCAAATGGATCTAACTATGGAACAGCTGGACCGATCGACTTGAAATTTAGCATGCAGTGTTTGTGTCTAAGGTGCCATCAAGGTCTCTAATGACAGTCATATTCCtagaaaaacatggccgccatcaaCATAAGCATCTTTTAGCAGCTATTTGATCTAGTCCTAGTCCGTTCACCCGATCGGAACTAATCCAGTGCAGAAAGAGTCTCTGGAGTcccattattaattattatcaaaaaaGTTTTAACCTTCGATTCAATATTGCAAAGCTTCACCAATGATGTTGTGTCAACACTGAGAatgtagctatgtttccatccaagttgcaaatttaatttatgcgagaaaaaaatattattgcaaaaacaatgagtgtttaattaataaaatataggcGGTTTAGAGCACGCAAAACGCACACACTTCTGAGCACTTTATATGTGCGTCTATCCTTCTTTATGACTATACCGTGCGGATCTATAAGATATTTTTATCTTAAGTGTCAATAAATCTTCTGTTCTGTACAGTTCAAGTTTGTTTTCGACTTATTTGCTCTGCTCTGCTTTGCAGGCTTTGGACTTTCTAGATGccgttatttcaggatgaccagagcaccATTTCAGATGCGATGATTGTCCTGCCGGTTAGTCCCGTAATTAACGAGTTTTTCAGTCACATGAACTTTTTGATGCACATCTTTTATTCCTAACAAATTTAATAGGAGTTTATTCGGTAAAtggaagcgcagtgtagttctagtgagaagactagcagctgtacatcatcacattatTAGCTTGATAACTCTTAGCCAATTGCATGTAAGCCGTTgcattataagtctgctcacaatatatcacattgctgtttcagtgtgctaacacggcaacctcctccaccccaccaccacctgttgagtcccgtcctgcatgggggtaggctcctcgcccctgcctcctatctccggcaggatatgacggttccgagtacaacttcctcggactgccagacggggcttacgccaaagagagacattactttctgttttatagtcatcaaataaatgtcatcttaaacctcactcaagcctgcgtgtcttcccgatagaaatgtgtTTCCTTCATAGTTGATGCgcatttctttttattgaataaaaaatgtatccacctcaagaGACGTGTATTTTTTAATGAGCATTTTGAAgatttatttgcatcttggtgtttccatccaacAGTTTTTATGCAATAACCCAAAATGCgcattaaaataaaaaggttgatgGAAACACAGCTTGTGACACGTACTTGTGCTGCGTCAGAGCCCCCTTTCACCCCCCTTTCGTCTGTATTTTTCAGTCTGTTGGCGATTTTAGATCTCAATAGTTGTTTATTTGCTCAGAAATGACATAAAAGTGTTTTCTCCAATTTTCCAAAAGTGAACACAAAgaagaatttatttaattttttatataattcatataattaatATGCACCAAAACAACAGTATTgcaataaaaaagcaatatttacctacataaataaaaaaataaaaaaaacattttgtgaatatGGAGGATGTGCAAAATCTAAACTGGAACCTTGTTGAAAATGATTTATTATCGTCGAGTCACGTTTATTATAATATGATACTAAGTTATTACCAATGTCTTGAGGATTtgttatttacttcaccttcacctggagcttttattttggcagaacactgacagtTTACAGCGTTGCTCGTTACAAATCTGGTAAACGCTGCCATCACTAGCATGAGAACCGCTTGGAGACCCCCCCCATCCCACATCACTGCGTGTGAAACGAACGAAGTACACTTCGGCCTTTATTTCCCGCCTCTCTTCCTCACAGTTTATGAACCTCTCCATGACAGATAGATTCATTGGTCATGACCTTCACGTCATGGTTCATCTAGAGGCTAAAATAACGAATGAGACAGGAATGAACTGataaagagagagatggatgatGAAGAAACGCAGCGAAGCCAGACAAGCTCACACTCATATAAACATCCTGACAGGGACACGacaacatttacagtatatgcaatTATTAGGTCTGTTTGGTCATAACTGGGTCAAAGGTATTATTGCGATTCTTTAAGGTATGTAATGGCAGAATAAGTCATTTTCCATAAGGGATAGGAATGACACTGTAAACTCGACGTGTAAA comes from the Xyrauchen texanus isolate HMW12.3.18 chromosome 12, RBS_HiC_50CHRs, whole genome shotgun sequence genome and includes:
- the LOC127652454 gene encoding transcription factor JunB-like, yielding MSTKMEQPFYHDDSFLLGYGHSDAMLHDYKLQKHGMNFSLSEPYRNLKSDLYQTGPADVGSLKLASPELERLIIQNSNGVLTTPTPGQYVYSRGITDEQEGFAEGFVKALDDLHKMNQMPPPNVSIGAGGVTTCSTTASVFGSSLQSEPPIYTTLNAYCPAPSHPSANINYLPPHIQQNQHPENTHAFQRFVAFKEEPQTVPDMHSSDGSPPMSPIDMDNQERIKAERKKLRNRLAATKCRKRKLERIARLEDKVKVLKSDNAGLSNTASALREQVAQLKQKVLRHMDSGCQLMLTSKLEAF